The Vicinamibacteria bacterium DNA segment TCACCCGCAAGCAGCGGGCCAGCCGGGGGTAGGAGGTGACATCTCGCACCAGGATCCCCTGGCCATAGAGCGCCTCGAACACGGCCCGGGGGTCGGCGTCCCGAAGCTCGATGAGGACGAAGTTGGCGCGGGAGGGATAGACGCGCAGGCCGGGAAGGGACCCGAGCCGGGCAGCCATCCGCTCCCGCTCGACAACCAGCCGCTTCACGGTCAGCTCGAGGAGGGGATAGTCGTCGATAGCGGCCATGGCCGCGGCCTGAGAGAAGAAGTTGATGTTGTAGGGCAGCCGCGCCTTGTTGATCTCGCGCGTGAGCTCGGGCGAAGCCAGCAGATAGCCGACCCGGAGGCCGGCCAGGGCCATGGCCTTGGAGAACGTGCGCAGGACCACGAGGTTGGGATGTCGGGCGAGCAGGGGAGCCACCGACTGGCCCGCGAACTCGTGGTAGGCCTCGTCGATCACGACCAGACCGTCTCCCTCCTCGCACAGCCGGGAGACCTCGCCCGGGTCGAGCACCCCCCCGGTGGGGTTGTTGGGGGAGCACACGATGGTGAGCGCGGCCTGGCTCCCCCGGCGCGCGGTCTGGAGGGCGGTGGGGTCGTACTCGAGGTCGGGCCCGAGTCCCACCCGCACCGCCTCCCCGCCCAGAATGCCGGTCAGGAGCGCGTAGAGCGTGAACGTGGGCTCCGGGATCACAACCCGCGTCCCCGGACCGACCGTCACCAGGAGCAGGGCTTCGATCAGCTCGTTGGAGCCGTTTCCGGCCAGGATCCCATCCGCCCGCCAGCCCGCGAATTCGGCCAGCTTCGCGAGCAGCGCCTTCGGGTCGAATTCGGGGTAGCGCGACCAGGGCCGGGAGAGCGCCCCCTCCAGCACCCGCCTCTTCACGGACTCGGGCAGGTCGTAGGGGTTTTCGTTCTGGTTGATCTTGACCGGGGCCGAGCGCGCGGCCAGCGTATAGGCCGCGACCTGGCGCACCGCGGGCTTGATGTGCCGCAGGGGGTTCACGACTCGAACCTCGTCAGAACGCTCCGCGCGTGGCCGGGAAAGCCCTCCGCCCGCGCCACCCTCACCACGCCCTCCGCAATCCGCCGCAGGCCGGACCGGGTCAGGCGCACCCGGCTCTGGCGCCGTTGGAAGTCGCGGACGGAGAGGGGCGAGGCGTGACGGGCCGCGCCCCCCGTGGGCAGGACGTGGTTGGGGCCCACGCCGTAGTCGCCCGCCGCCACCGGAGCCCAGGGGCCCACAAACACCGCCCCCGCCACCAGCCGCCGGGCCACCAGCCCCGCCCGCCGGGTCATGACC contains these protein-coding regions:
- the hisC gene encoding histidinol-phosphate transaminase, which codes for MNPLRHIKPAVRQVAAYTLAARSAPVKINQNENPYDLPESVKRRVLEGALSRPWSRYPEFDPKALLAKLAEFAGWRADGILAGNGSNELIEALLLVTVGPGTRVVIPEPTFTLYALLTGILGGEAVRVGLGPDLEYDPTALQTARRGSQAALTIVCSPNNPTGGVLDPGEVSRLCEEGDGLVVIDEAYHEFAGQSVAPLLARHPNLVVLRTFSKAMALAGLRVGYLLASPELTREINKARLPYNINFFSQAAAMAAIDDYPLLELTVKRLVVERERMAARLGSLPGLRVYPSRANFVLIELRDADPRAVFEALYGQGILVRDVTSYPRLARCLRVSVGSEAENEAFLQALPAALRAAGAHAGRL